In the Aristaeella hokkaidonensis genome, GGAGGCAAGTATGAACAGAACAGTATCCATGGCCGGTGCGGCAATTACAACAGTCACTGTTTTTCTTTTTGCGGTATGCATTCTCTGCGATTTTATCTTCGGCTCCTATATTGTCTGCATGTTCCTGCCCATTGGCTATATGATGATAGCGGCAGGGCTGCATCATGAATGCGGGGAGAAGACAAAGGTTTCTGCCAATATCGGTATGATCCTTGCAGGGGTCTATGCCGTGCTGATCCTGCTGGTCTACTTTGCACAGACCACTACGGTCCGGACAGAGATCCTGACTGACCAGGCATCCCGGATTTTGAATTACCAGCGGGGCGGCCTGCTGTTTAACTATGACCTGCTGGGTTACGGCATGATGGCGCTTTCCACTTTCTTTATAGGCCTGGCTATGAAGGCGGAAAATAAACCGGACCGGTGGCTGAAACGGCTGCTTATGACCCACGGAATCTTTTTCCCAGGCTGCTTTTTCATGCCCATGACCGGGATGTTTACTTCCATGGCGGAAGGCAGGAGCGGAAACGGCGGTTATATCGCGCTGCTGTTCTGGTGTCTTTACTTCATTCCGATCGGAGTTCTTGCCTGGAGGCATTTCAGCAGCCGTGAGACATGACGGAAAAGCGATGCACTGAAGCATGAAACGATCCCGGGAACAAAGCGTTCCCGGGATTTTGTATGATTTTCGGACGTTATTTCTATGCGATGTTTTTCGTGAGGGAGCGACAGATTTGGAGAAGGGGGCGGCCAGGGGATTATGGCTGTCAGCGGTTCAGCAGGGATCGGTAATCAGAGGGGGTAATGCCCTCATATTTCCGGAAGGCCCGGTTGATGGTCAGGGGAGAAGCGTAACCGACGAGATCGCAGATTTCTTTCAGGGTCGCATCCGGCCGCTCCGACATGATCTCTTTGGCAAGACGGAGCCGCTCCCGGTGAATATAATCCAGTAGGTTTTCACCAGAGGCTTTCTTAAACCGCTTGGAGAAGTAGGAAGGACTCATGTCAAAATGATCGGCAATGACGGAGATGGAAAGGGAAGGATCGGTGATGTTGGCGTTGACATAATCCACAAACTGCAGGTCCTTCGTGACGGAGGGCAGGTCCTTTTCCCCTGAAGCGCCGGAGGCGAGGGAGGAAAGGGCCGACCGGATCCGGGCCAGCATGCTGTCCAGGTTGGGCACCGTCCGGAGCGAATGGATATCAAAAGCATGGCGCACACTGTCCTCCACACCGGAGGGCAGGTCGCCCAGGGAGGAGGCCATCAGGTTCACAACGCCCAACAGGCGGATCCTGCCTTCCTCGGGGGAGCATTTACGGAGCGAAAGGGCATCCACGACCTCCGGCCAGGTGGATTCGGCGGAGAGATAATCACCGGTGGACAGGTTGCGGCAAAGCTTTTTCTCTTTTTCCAGCAGTTCCGGGAAGGACAGGGTGTCACTGGCTGCGGCGGGAATCTGGTCATAACGACAGACGGAGACGTCCGTACCGATCAGTTCCATATAATCCGCTGCCTCCCGGCATTCGCGGAAGCAGGTGGTGATGGAAACGACGCCGCTGTGCAGGCTGCTGACGGCTGCGGTCAGGATAACGCCGAAGGTGTCGCGGAAAAAGTCCCGGACCTGCATAACGTTGGTGAGCGTGTCCTTCCAGATCTGCTCCTCGGGCAGGGAATCCGGCAGGGAAACGATGCAGGCAACATTTTCCTCAACCTCCACCGCGTAGCGGGTGCTGCCGTTATCCGCCAGGCGGTCAATGGCAGTGCGGATGATCTCATCCAGGCGGCTGAGGGCTTCCGCGTTCTGCATCAGCAGGGGAGACTGATCCTCCCGCCGGACATCCTCCACGGCGTAGAGCACGACCAGGAAGCGTTTGCCCACAAAACGGATGCCGTTGTTTTCCGTATGGCGGAGGATGATCTCCTCCTTCCGAACGTTGCCGAAAAGAATGCCCTGCAGCAGCTGGGTGCGGACCCGTTCCTGCAGGCGCTCGTTCTCCAGGTTGGAGGTGGCGTGGTTCTGCAGGATGACTGAAATGGCCTCGGACATCATCTCATATTCATTCCGGTTCGCCGCGTGCACGGCTTCGGCACCGGAACGGCTGAGGCTGGAAAGCAGGGAGGCGTTGAGCTTTTCAATCGGGGAATACTGCCTCCGGGTGAAATAGCGGATCAGGAACCAGCCGAAAATCGCGAAAAGCAGCGCGCAGACCAGGTATCCGAAGAAGAGGGACAGGGTCTGGCGCAGGAAGCGGTCCTTCGGTGTTTCTGTTTTCAGCTGGAAATCAATTCTGGTGCTGTTGCCGATGGGCAGGAGCATCTCCTGCATGGCGCCGCTTTCGGGGGGAACGGAGGAGGCGGAAAGCATGGCGCCGTTTTCACCGACCAGGGTATGATACAGGCCGCCGTTTTCGGAAAATTCATCCATCAGGCGGACCGCGGTTTCACTCCGAAACTCGGTGACTACAATGACGTCCGAGATACCGCCATGGGAGGACAGGCGATTGGCAATCAGGATATGGGGCTTGTTGTCCAGGTCCCCCGTAATGAGCGTTACGATTTCCTTGGGAACGGAGGCCAGGAAGGATTTCCAGGCCGGGAGGGACATACCCAGCCGATCCTTGAGCATATAGGCCGCATTATAGTTATAATAGACGCTACGGGGATCCATCATAGTGCCGCTGCGGAGGAAACAGAGATAGATGGACTGGATATATTCGGAAGTGACGGTGGCTTTGGGAAGCTGCTTCTGCAAATCCCGCAGGAGCAGGATATCAGAGGTGGAGAAGGAATCCGGATTGACCATGGAAAGCTGCCTGGTGTTTTCGGAAATCAGCAGGCGGGTGTTGTTGGACTGGATTTCCTCCACATAAGCAGAAAACACCCGGGAAAGCTCAGTGGAAGTGGATTCCACGTGACGGGCGTTTTCCTTCTGCAGCTGCAGCACCGCGGTGGTTGTCATCAGGACGGTCAGGATGAGGGGCAGGAGCAATACGATGAGATAAGAGTATAATATTGTTTTGGCAACGGGACCTTTTTTCCAAAAGAAAAGCTTCCCACGGTTCTCCTGATCTTTCATATTGACTTCTCCTGCCTTCAAAGTAGGATCAGTTTAGCTGTTTCGGGGTGGATTGTCAATTGACCCAGGACTGATTCTGATAGACAGGAAAAAGATGATAGATGGACAGAAAGGACAAAAAACGACCTTTTTGTGCAGATTTTGACAGGCGGGAAAAATCTGATGGTTGCAGGG is a window encoding:
- a CDS encoding helix-turn-helix transcriptional regulator → MKDQENRGKLFFWKKGPVAKTILYSYLIVLLLPLILTVLMTTTAVLQLQKENARHVESTSTELSRVFSAYVEEIQSNNTRLLISENTRQLSMVNPDSFSTSDILLLRDLQKQLPKATVTSEYIQSIYLCFLRSGTMMDPRSVYYNYNAAYMLKDRLGMSLPAWKSFLASVPKEIVTLITGDLDNKPHILIANRLSSHGGISDVIVVTEFRSETAVRLMDEFSENGGLYHTLVGENGAMLSASSVPPESGAMQEMLLPIGNSTRIDFQLKTETPKDRFLRQTLSLFFGYLVCALLFAIFGWFLIRYFTRRQYSPIEKLNASLLSSLSRSGAEAVHAANRNEYEMMSEAISVILQNHATSNLENERLQERVRTQLLQGILFGNVRKEEIILRHTENNGIRFVGKRFLVVLYAVEDVRREDQSPLLMQNAEALSRLDEIIRTAIDRLADNGSTRYAVEVEENVACIVSLPDSLPEEQIWKDTLTNVMQVRDFFRDTFGVILTAAVSSLHSGVVSITTCFRECREAADYMELIGTDVSVCRYDQIPAAASDTLSFPELLEKEKKLCRNLSTGDYLSAESTWPEVVDALSLRKCSPEEGRIRLLGVVNLMASSLGDLPSGVEDSVRHAFDIHSLRTVPNLDSMLARIRSALSSLASGASGEKDLPSVTKDLQFVDYVNANITDPSLSISVIADHFDMSPSYFSKRFKKASGENLLDYIHRERLRLAKEIMSERPDATLKEICDLVGYASPLTINRAFRKYEGITPSDYRSLLNR